In Rattus norvegicus strain BN/NHsdMcwi chromosome 1, GRCr8, whole genome shotgun sequence, a genomic segment contains:
- the LOC134485105 gene encoding uncharacterized protein LOC134485105 isoform X4, whose amino-acid sequence MVAAIAVLIKDAGKLTLGQPLTILAPHAVEALVKQPPDRWLSNSRMTHYQALLLDAERVQFGPVVALNPATLLPLPEEAEQHDCLQILAEVHGTRPDLSDQPLQNADHTWYTDDNSFLAEGERKARAAVTTEDKVIWAKALPAGTSAQRAELIALTQALKMTKDTFSGWVEAFPTKHETTKMVTKKLLEEIFPSPSLRAHLQALQIVQRDVWRPLAAAYQDKLEHPVVPHPFQIGDTVWVRRHQTKNLEPRWKGPYTVLLTTPTALKVDGVSA is encoded by the exons atggtggctgctattgctgtcctgatcaaggacgctggaaaattgaccctgggacagccactcaccatcctagcaccccacgcagtggaggccttggtaaagcagcccccagaccgctggctctctaattctcgcatgacccactaccaagccttgttactggatgcagaacgggttcagtttgggcccgtagtcgccctcaatcctgccaccttgcttcctctaccagaggaggcagaacagcatgactgcctacaaatccttgcagaagtacatggaaccaggccggacctatcggaccagcctcttcagaatgctgaccacacatggtacacggatgacaacagcttcttggcagagggagagcgaaaggctagagctgcggtcactacggaggacaaagtgatttgggcgaaagccctgcctgctggtacctccgcacaacgggctgaactcatcgccttgactcaggcgctcaagatgacaaaag acaccttctcaggatgggtcgaagccttccccacaaaacacgagactacaaaaatggtcaccaagaagctcctcgaggaaatctttcccag cccttctctgagggcccacttacaggccctacagattgtacagagagacgtctggagacctttggccgctgcttaccaggacaagcttgagcatccggtggtgccacacccgttccagattggagacaccgtgtgggtgcgcagacaccagaccaagaatctcgagccacggtggaaaggaccctacaccgtcctcctgactaccccgaccgccctaaaggtagacggagtctcggcttag
- the LOC134485105 gene encoding uncharacterized protein LOC134485105 isoform X3 translates to MVAAIAVLIKDAGKLTLGQPLTILAPHAVEALVKQPPDRWLSNSRMTHYQALLLDAERVQFGPVVALNPATLLPLPEEAEQHDCLQILAEVHGTRPDLSDQPLQNADHTWYTDDNSFLAEGERKARAAVTTEDKVIWAKALPAGTSAQRAELIALTQALKMTKVFVDTFSGWVEAFPTKHETTKMVTKKLLEEIFPSPSLRAHLQALQIVQRDVWRPLAAAYQDKLEHPVVPHPFQIGDTVWVRRHQTKNLEPRWKGPYTVLLTTPTALKVDGVSA, encoded by the exons atggtggctgctattgctgtcctgatcaaggacgctggaaaattgaccctgggacagccactcaccatcctagcaccccacgcagtggaggccttggtaaagcagcccccagaccgctggctctctaattctcgcatgacccactaccaagccttgttactggatgcagaacgggttcagtttgggcccgtagtcgccctcaatcctgccaccttgcttcctctaccagaggaggcagaacagcatgactgcctacaaatccttgcagaagtacatggaaccaggccggacctatcggaccagcctcttcagaatgctgaccacacatggtacacggatgacaacagcttcttggcagagggagagcgaaaggctagagctgcggtcactacggaggacaaagtgatttgggcgaaagccctgcctgctggtacctccgcacaacgggctgaactcatcgccttgactcaggcgctcaagatgacaaaag tttttgtagacaccttctcaggatgggtcgaagccttccccacaaaacacgagactacaaaaatggtcaccaagaagctcctcgaggaaatctttcccag cccttctctgagggcccacttacaggccctacagattgtacagagagacgtctggagacctttggccgctgcttaccaggacaagcttgagcatccggtggtgccacacccgttccagattggagacaccgtgtgggtgcgcagacaccagaccaagaatctcgagccacggtggaaaggaccctacaccgtcctcctgactaccccgaccgccctaaaggtagacggagtctcggcttag
- the LOC134485105 gene encoding protein NYNRIN-like isoform X2 — protein MVAAIAVLIKDAGKLTLGQPLTILAPHAVEALVKQPPDRWLSNSRMTHYQALLLDAERVQFGPVVALNPATLLPLPEEAEQHDCLQILAEVHGTRPDLSDQPLQNADHTWYTDDNSFLAEGERKARAAVTTEDKVIWAKALPAGTSAQRAELIALTQALKMTKDTFSGWVEAFPTKHETTKMVTKKLLEEIFPRYGMPQALGSDNGPAFVSQVSQLVAKLLGIDWKLHCAYRPQSSGQVEHINRTIKETLSKLTLATGSKDWVALLPLVLYQARNTPGPHGLTPFEIMYGAPPPFVHFFDSNIADFADSPSLRAHLQALQIVQRDVWRPLAAAYQDKLEHPVVPHPFQIGDTVWVRRHQTKNLEPRWKGPYTVLLTTPTALKVDGVSA, from the exons atggtggctgctattgctgtcctgatcaaggacgctggaaaattgaccctgggacagccactcaccatcctagcaccccacgcagtggaggccttggtaaagcagcccccagaccgctggctctctaattctcgcatgacccactaccaagccttgttactggatgcagaacgggttcagtttgggcccgtagtcgccctcaatcctgccaccttgcttcctctaccagaggaggcagaacagcatgactgcctacaaatccttgcagaagtacatggaaccaggccggacctatcggaccagcctcttcagaatgctgaccacacatggtacacggatgacaacagcttcttggcagagggagagcgaaaggctagagctgcggtcactacggaggacaaagtgatttgggcgaaagccctgcctgctggtacctccgcacaacgggctgaactcatcgccttgactcaggcgctcaagatgacaaaag acaccttctcaggatgggtcgaagccttccccacaaaacacgagactacaaaaatggtcaccaagaagctcctcgaggaaatctttcccaggtatggcatgcctcaagcgttggggtcggacaacgggcccgctttcgtctcccaagtaagtcagttggtggccaaattgctggggattgattggaaattacattgtgcctatagaccccagagttcaggtcaggtagaacacataaatagaacaattaaggagactttatccaaacttacgcttgcaactggctcaaaggattgggtggccctccttcccctagttctatatcaggcccggaataccccgggcccccatggtctaactccttttgaaataatgtatggagcaccacccccatttgtccatttctttgattcaaacattgctgattttgctgacagcccttctctgagggcccacttacaggccctacagattgtacagagagacgtctggagacctttggccgctgcttaccaggacaagcttgagcatccggtggtgccacacccgttccagattggagacaccgtgtgggtgcgcagacaccagaccaagaatctcgagccacggtggaaaggaccctacaccgtcctcctgactaccccgaccgccctaaaggtagacggagtctcggcttag
- the LOC134485105 gene encoding protein NYNRIN-like isoform X1: MVAAIAVLIKDAGKLTLGQPLTILAPHAVEALVKQPPDRWLSNSRMTHYQALLLDAERVQFGPVVALNPATLLPLPEEAEQHDCLQILAEVHGTRPDLSDQPLQNADHTWYTDDNSFLAEGERKARAAVTTEDKVIWAKALPAGTSAQRAELIALTQALKMTKVFVDTFSGWVEAFPTKHETTKMVTKKLLEEIFPRYGMPQALGSDNGPAFVSQVSQLVAKLLGIDWKLHCAYRPQSSGQVEHINRTIKETLSKLTLATGSKDWVALLPLVLYQARNTPGPHGLTPFEIMYGAPPPFVHFFDSNIADFADSPSLRAHLQALQIVQRDVWRPLAAAYQDKLEHPVVPHPFQIGDTVWVRRHQTKNLEPRWKGPYTVLLTTPTALKVDGVSA; the protein is encoded by the exons atggtggctgctattgctgtcctgatcaaggacgctggaaaattgaccctgggacagccactcaccatcctagcaccccacgcagtggaggccttggtaaagcagcccccagaccgctggctctctaattctcgcatgacccactaccaagccttgttactggatgcagaacgggttcagtttgggcccgtagtcgccctcaatcctgccaccttgcttcctctaccagaggaggcagaacagcatgactgcctacaaatccttgcagaagtacatggaaccaggccggacctatcggaccagcctcttcagaatgctgaccacacatggtacacggatgacaacagcttcttggcagagggagagcgaaaggctagagctgcggtcactacggaggacaaagtgatttgggcgaaagccctgcctgctggtacctccgcacaacgggctgaactcatcgccttgactcaggcgctcaagatgacaaaag tttttgtagacaccttctcaggatgggtcgaagccttccccacaaaacacgagactacaaaaatggtcaccaagaagctcctcgaggaaatctttcccaggtatggcatgcctcaagcgttggggtcggacaacgggcccgctttcgtctcccaagtaagtcagttggtggccaaattgctggggattgattggaaattacattgtgcctatagaccccagagttcaggtcaggtagaacacataaatagaacaattaaggagactttatccaaacttacgcttgcaactggctcaaaggattgggtggccctccttcccctagttctatatcaggcccggaataccccgggcccccatggtctaactccttttgaaataatgtatggagcaccacccccatttgtccatttctttgattcaaacattgctgattttgctgacagcccttctctgagggcccacttacaggccctacagattgtacagagagacgtctggagacctttggccgctgcttaccaggacaagcttgagcatccggtggtgccacacccgttccagattggagacaccgtgtgggtgcgcagacaccagaccaagaatctcgagccacggtggaaaggaccctacaccgtcctcctgactaccccgaccgccctaaaggtagacggagtctcggcttag